In one window of Puniceicoccus vermicola DNA:
- a CDS encoding formylglycine-generating enzyme family protein produces the protein MRVLIETDMIEVPSGTFLMGENEEDKYANDTERPRHEVSVDRFEIGRDPVTIGQFRVFRPDHEPGLPEDWPAANVSWLDAQEYCKWLGWGYRLPTEAEWEFAARGGTQSPYPHGTVLEIEHANFYYDERGNRVGLGHRSPVGSYPPNRFGLHDMLGNVCEWVEDEWTHMYGATEEGSGSVTQLNTHRVLRGGAWDYLPRLLRVSWRDCLAQTVRRDNVGFRIARSLDS, from the coding sequence ATGAGAGTCTTGATCGAGACAGACATGATTGAGGTGCCCTCCGGGACCTTCCTGATGGGAGAGAACGAGGAGGATAAGTACGCAAACGACACGGAACGGCCGCGCCATGAGGTGAGCGTTGATCGGTTCGAGATCGGGCGGGATCCGGTGACGATCGGCCAGTTTCGGGTCTTCCGTCCGGATCACGAACCGGGACTCCCCGAGGATTGGCCGGCCGCGAATGTCTCTTGGCTGGACGCTCAGGAGTACTGCAAGTGGCTCGGGTGGGGGTATCGACTTCCCACTGAGGCCGAGTGGGAGTTCGCGGCGCGAGGGGGGACTCAGTCCCCCTATCCACACGGCACGGTCCTCGAGATCGAACACGCCAATTTCTACTACGACGAGCGGGGGAATCGGGTGGGCCTCGGACATCGATCGCCGGTGGGGTCCTATCCTCCCAATCGGTTCGGTCTTCACGACATGCTTGGCAATGTTTGTGAATGGGTCGAAGATGAGTGGACTCATATGTACGGCGCCACCGAGGAGGGGAGTGGGTCGGTGACCCAGCTCAATACGCACCGGGTTCTTCGGGGCGGAGCCTGGGATTATCTCCCGCGCCTCCTACGCGTGTCCTGGAGGGATTGCCTGGCGCAAACCGTCCGTCGGGACAATGTCGGCTTCCGCATCGCTCGAAGCTTGGATTCCTAG